In one window of Paracoccus saliphilus DNA:
- a CDS encoding type II toxin-antitoxin system HicB family antitoxin, whose amino-acid sequence MNTMTYKGYHARIEYDDDDAIFVGHIAGITDEVGFHAETVPDLKGAFHEAVDDYLEACTKIGKEPQKPYSGKVMFRISPEVHQKAALAAELSGKSLNQWAEEALAGAASHVHPAE is encoded by the coding sequence ATGAACACCATGACTTACAAGGGGTATCATGCCCGCATCGAATACGATGACGACGATGCAATTTTCGTTGGTCACATTGCCGGTATAACTGATGAGGTCGGTTTTCACGCCGAGACCGTACCGGATCTCAAGGGCGCCTTCCACGAGGCAGTAGACGACTATCTCGAAGCTTGCACCAAGATTGGCAAGGAGCCTCAGAAACCATATTCCGGGAAAGTCATGTTCCGGATTTCGCCAGAGGTTCACCAGAAAGCGGCTCTGGCCGCTGAACTGTCGGGCAAGAGCCTCAATCAATGGGCTGAGGAAGCATTGGCTGGCGCCGCCTCTCACGTTCACCCGGCAGAGTGA
- a CDS encoding type VI secretion system Vgr family protein — protein MNVPFKQAGRLGRLSTSLGENVLALLRFEGTDALNDLFDYRVEALSTKDDLDFNSLLGTHATVEIEGRDGICCFDGIVTHVSWAGASENGYRYNLRLQPWIALAGKRRNMRIWHNKTVDQILRELLVDYAGLGDPAFEIRLVREYPVQEYTVQHSETDLDFARRQLERHGISFYFRHVVGCHTLAITDEELNLHVIGEREFRPADGHHNYDREHFWEWKPERNLTTGAVRQTDYNFKLPFQKMETEHLGDAQHPYGQIEAYDWPGDYTTEAAGKPVTRMRTRQERGADQRIRAVGDCVGLSSGYRVKLTGDKVPGYGETHICLAVTHSFISEAYGSGGKESDGYSYSGAYTLMPDAAPMVPPKRTPLSRVYGPQTAMVVGEGEIDVDEYGRILVRFHWDLNKANSMRCRVSQSWAGNGWGGMVIPRVGMEVVVEFLEGDPDKPLVTGCVYNGKNKPPYSLPAGKTRATFKSDTHNGQGFNEIRFEDEKDEEEVFIHAQRDMNTKIEHHRTERVNYNKVESIGDSKGSEVHNVFSQVVGGDMRISVGPGHRGKLTPADASRTTDGIGGTADMIGGTIGDSGTGNLEVAVERDINTNIGRNGSELLAKVKSTSVGESYYIDVRKNFILDAGEQITLKCGQSVVTLDKGGNITVNGKVGIVNMDQMLRLLSDFVKINN, from the coding sequence ATGAACGTACCTTTTAAACAAGCCGGACGGCTCGGCCGCCTTTCGACATCTCTGGGCGAAAACGTGCTGGCCCTGCTACGTTTTGAGGGAACGGACGCGCTCAACGACTTGTTTGATTACCGGGTAGAAGCGCTCTCCACGAAAGACGATCTAGACTTCAACAGCCTCCTGGGCACGCACGCCACAGTTGAGATCGAAGGTCGGGATGGTATCTGTTGTTTCGATGGTATCGTGACGCATGTGAGTTGGGCGGGAGCCAGCGAAAACGGGTATCGCTATAATCTGAGGCTTCAGCCTTGGATTGCGCTCGCCGGGAAACGCCGCAACATGCGCATCTGGCACAATAAGACCGTTGATCAGATTTTGCGAGAACTGCTCGTCGATTACGCTGGCCTTGGCGACCCTGCATTTGAAATCAGATTGGTTCGAGAATACCCGGTGCAAGAATATACGGTTCAACATTCAGAAACCGATCTGGACTTTGCCCGCCGTCAGCTTGAGCGCCATGGCATCTCTTTCTACTTTCGGCATGTTGTAGGCTGCCATACGCTCGCGATAACCGATGAGGAGCTTAACCTCCACGTGATAGGAGAGCGTGAGTTCAGACCAGCGGATGGCCATCACAACTATGATCGAGAGCATTTCTGGGAATGGAAGCCGGAACGAAACCTGACGACCGGGGCGGTTCGCCAGACTGATTACAATTTCAAACTGCCGTTTCAAAAGATGGAGACCGAGCATTTAGGGGATGCGCAGCATCCCTATGGGCAGATCGAAGCCTATGATTGGCCTGGAGACTATACCACCGAAGCAGCGGGAAAACCTGTCACCCGCATGCGCACGCGGCAGGAACGTGGTGCTGATCAGCGTATCCGGGCTGTGGGTGATTGCGTTGGTCTATCATCGGGCTACCGCGTGAAACTTACCGGAGACAAGGTTCCTGGTTATGGGGAAACCCATATCTGCCTTGCTGTTACTCATAGCTTTATCAGCGAAGCCTATGGCAGCGGGGGCAAGGAAAGCGACGGCTACAGTTATTCTGGAGCATACACGCTTATGCCGGATGCTGCGCCGATGGTGCCGCCGAAACGTACGCCCCTGTCGCGTGTCTACGGCCCGCAGACTGCGATGGTTGTGGGGGAGGGTGAGATAGATGTCGATGAATATGGCAGGATCCTCGTACGTTTCCACTGGGACCTGAACAAGGCGAACTCAATGCGGTGTCGGGTTTCGCAGAGCTGGGCCGGCAACGGGTGGGGTGGAATGGTGATCCCTCGGGTCGGCATGGAGGTGGTTGTTGAGTTCCTGGAAGGCGATCCGGATAAACCGTTGGTCACTGGTTGCGTCTATAATGGCAAGAACAAGCCTCCATACTCATTGCCCGCAGGCAAGACACGAGCGACGTTTAAATCCGATACGCATAATGGCCAGGGATTCAATGAAATTCGCTTTGAAGACGAAAAGGATGAGGAAGAAGTCTTCATCCACGCACAACGCGACATGAACACCAAAATCGAGCATCACCGAACCGAGCGAGTGAACTACAATAAGGTCGAAAGTATTGGGGACTCGAAGGGAAGCGAAGTGCATAACGTCTTTAGTCAGGTCGTAGGCGGCGATATGCGGATCTCGGTCGGCCCCGGTCATCGAGGAAAGTTGACCCCGGCAGATGCAAGTCGCACAACGGACGGTATTGGCGGAACTGCCGATATGATCGGAGGCACTATCGGCGACAGCGGCACGGGAAACCTGGAAGTCGCGGTCGAGCGCGACATCAATACGAATATTGGCCGTAACGGCTCCGAATTGCTGGCTAAAGTAAAATCAACTTCGGTGGGAGAAAGTTATTACATTGACGTCCGTAAGAACTTCATCCTCGATGCCGGCGAGCAGATCACTCTCAAATGCGGGCAAAGCGTCGTGACGTTGGACAAGGGCGGAAACATCACGGTGAACGGCAAGGTTGGTATTGTTAATATGGACCAAATGCTCCGTCTTTTGTCCGATTTCGTGAAGATCAACAATTGA
- a CDS encoding helix-turn-helix domain-containing protein, producing the protein MLGISQRQLAEVARVSRPTIVDFEREARVPHPNNLEAIRSALEAAGVEFIPENGGGPGVRLTQVRNYS; encoded by the coding sequence ATGCTCGGCATAAGCCAACGTCAATTGGCCGAAGTCGCGAGGGTCTCGCGCCCCACAATCGTAGACTTCGAGCGAGAAGCTCGCGTACCCCACCCTAACAACTTGGAGGCAATTCGTTCGGCTTTGGAAGCCGCTGGGGTCGAGTTCATCCCGGAAAATGGTGGCGGACCTGGCGTGAGACTAACTCAAGTACGAAATTATTCGTGA
- a CDS encoding PAAR domain-containing protein, with protein MQPVARRTDEHDCPLHGKNRIADVAARMKLDGMEIATVGDVTECGAVITTGSPVNMIDGRRIAHIGSQTSHGGFITTGSVTEKVRSG; from the coding sequence ATGCAGCCCGTAGCAAGACGCACTGACGAACACGATTGTCCGCTGCACGGTAAGAACCGGATAGCCGATGTCGCTGCTCGCATGAAACTGGACGGAATGGAAATTGCAACGGTGGGCGATGTGACGGAATGCGGAGCAGTCATCACCACTGGATCGCCCGTCAATATGATTGACGGGCGGCGTATAGCCCATATCGGTAGCCAAACCTCACATGGTGGCTTTATCACCACCGGATCAGTGACAGAAAAAGTCCGTTCAGGCTGA
- a CDS encoding Hcp family type VI secretion system effector, with amino-acid sequence MAVDIFLKLSNSIRGESQDETHRDEIDVLAWNWGLTQSGTTHIGSGGGGGKVNVLDITLTKYVDLATNDLIKRSTSGEHIENGELIVRKSGGAAPVEYFRIKMENIMITSYNTGGAKDGLDRIQETLTLNFRKFEVLYTLQEESGAPGAETTTGWDVAENKEWGTA; translated from the coding sequence ATGGCTGTCGATATTTTTCTTAAACTTTCGAACAGTATTCGCGGTGAATCGCAGGACGAGACACATCGTGACGAGATCGACGTGCTTGCCTGGAACTGGGGCCTGACCCAATCCGGCACGACGCATATCGGCTCGGGCGGCGGCGGCGGCAAGGTCAATGTGCTGGACATCACGCTGACCAAATATGTCGACCTGGCCACCAATGACCTGATCAAGCGCTCGACCTCGGGCGAGCATATCGAGAATGGCGAATTGATCGTCCGCAAGTCGGGCGGCGCGGCCCCGGTCGAGTATTTCCGGATCAAGATGGAAAACATCATGATCACCAGCTACAATACCGGCGGCGCGAAGGACGGGCTGGACCGCATCCAGGAAACCCTGACGTTGAACTTCCGCAAGTTCGAAGTGCTTTACACGCTGCAGGAGGAATCCGGCGCGCCCGGGGCCGAAACCACGACGGGCTGGGATGTCGCCGAGAACAAGGAATGGGGCACCGCCTAA
- a CDS encoding type II toxin-antitoxin system HicA family toxin, with protein sequence MNSKQKKILAAIFKDPVSGTIDWAAIESLLVAVGCRTIEGNGSRVRFEKDGVIASFHRPHPAKEAKRYQVRDARSFLIQIGVEP encoded by the coding sequence ATGAACAGCAAGCAGAAGAAGATATTGGCCGCGATCTTCAAAGATCCCGTATCCGGGACAATCGACTGGGCGGCAATCGAAAGCCTACTTGTTGCGGTCGGGTGCAGAACCATTGAAGGAAACGGTTCGCGCGTTCGGTTCGAAAAGGACGGTGTTATTGCCAGCTTTCATCGCCCGCATCCGGCCAAGGAAGCAAAACGGTATCAGGTCCGGGATGCCAGATCGTTCCTGATCCAGATTGGAGTTGAGCCATGA
- a CDS encoding recombinase family protein: MTRTALYARYSSDNQSESSIEDQFRLCRDHARREQWQITGSYEDAAISGASTILRPGIQRLMRDAQQGEFNILLAEALDRISRDQADVATLYKQLKFAGVTIVTLAEGEISELHVGLKGTMNALFLKDLAMKTHRGLRGRVEKGKAGGGLCYGYRVMKRTDANGEPVRGDREIVPEEAKIIRRIFREFASGKSPKAIAVDLNRDGIPGPLGRAWGDTSIRGHASRGTGIVNNELYAGVLVWNRMHFIKDPSTGKRVSRINPEGEWIRTEVPHLRIVDDGLWNAVRARQKQIAKIFGPNPANTREGRMKRMHLANRPVALLSGLLSCGCCGGRYGIITTARYGCLNHHRRGTCDNNRTITRDKIEARVLTGLRKRLVSTDAVAEAVRAYAEEMNRLNRDRRAQMEGDRKALAKVEKAIAGILAAIEDGMYQPSMKARMDELERQKVEITARMVEAPADIPDMHPNIAHLYRLRVERFTEALDDPDGGRQAAEALRSLIGEIVLTPGDGRGEVHAKLRGELMGILDFARAEEGGQPEIPLMTAVEASPRNQLDPKTSI, translated from the coding sequence ATGACCCGGACTGCGCTTTACGCCCGCTATTCCTCCGACAACCAGAGCGAGTCATCGATCGAAGATCAGTTCCGACTCTGCCGGGACCATGCGCGGCGGGAGCAGTGGCAGATTACAGGGTCCTATGAGGATGCGGCGATCTCCGGGGCCAGCACGATCCTGCGACCGGGCATCCAGCGGCTGATGCGCGACGCGCAGCAGGGGGAGTTCAACATCCTGCTGGCCGAGGCACTGGACCGGATCAGCCGTGACCAGGCCGATGTCGCCACGCTCTACAAGCAACTCAAATTCGCGGGCGTCACGATCGTCACCCTGGCCGAGGGCGAAATCTCCGAGCTGCATGTCGGGCTCAAGGGCACGATGAATGCGCTGTTCCTGAAGGACCTGGCGATGAAGACTCATCGCGGGCTGCGGGGCAGGGTGGAGAAGGGCAAGGCCGGCGGCGGCCTCTGCTACGGCTACAGGGTGATGAAGAGGACGGACGCCAATGGCGAACCGGTCCGGGGCGATCGCGAGATCGTGCCCGAGGAAGCCAAGATCATCCGCCGCATCTTCCGCGAGTTCGCTTCCGGCAAAAGTCCGAAAGCCATCGCCGTCGATCTGAACCGCGACGGCATTCCCGGCCCGCTCGGCCGGGCATGGGGCGACACCAGCATTCGCGGCCATGCCTCGCGCGGCACCGGCATCGTCAATAACGAGCTTTATGCCGGTGTCCTGGTCTGGAACCGGATGCATTTCATCAAGGACCCGAGCACCGGCAAGCGAGTCTCCCGCATCAACCCGGAAGGCGAATGGATCAGGACAGAGGTGCCGCATCTGCGGATCGTCGATGATGGGCTCTGGAATGCCGTCCGTGCCCGTCAGAAGCAGATCGCCAAAATCTTCGGGCCGAACCCGGCCAATACCCGTGAGGGGCGCATGAAGCGGATGCATCTGGCGAACCGGCCGGTCGCGCTGCTGTCCGGTCTGCTGAGCTGCGGTTGCTGTGGTGGCAGATACGGGATCATCACGACCGCGCGCTATGGCTGTCTCAACCATCACCGGCGCGGCACCTGTGACAACAACCGCACCATCACCCGCGACAAGATCGAGGCGCGTGTTCTGACCGGGCTCAGGAAACGGCTGGTCTCAACGGACGCGGTTGCGGAAGCCGTGCGCGCCTATGCCGAGGAAATGAACCGGCTCAACCGTGATCGCCGCGCGCAGATGGAAGGGGATCGCAAGGCACTTGCCAAGGTGGAGAAGGCCATCGCGGGGATCCTCGCCGCGATCGAGGACGGCATGTATCAGCCCTCCATGAAGGCCCGCATGGACGAGCTTGAGCGACAGAAGGTGGAGATCACGGCACGTATGGTGGAGGCTCCGGCTGACATCCCCGATATGCACCCGAACATCGCTCATCTCTACCGGCTCCGAGTCGAACGCTTTACGGAAGCCCTGGACGATCCGGATGGCGGCCGACAGGCGGCAGAGGCGCTCCGCTCCCTCATCGGGGAGATTGTTCTCACCCCCGGCGACGGTCGGGGCGAGGTGCATGCCAAGCTACGCGGCGAGTTGATGGGCATCCTCGATTTCGCCAGGGCCGAGGAGGGCGGGCAGCCGGAAATCCCTCTTATGACAGCAGTGGAAGCGAGCCCCCGCAACCAATTAGATCCAAAAACATCCATATAA
- a CDS encoding helix-turn-helix transcriptional regulator, protein MPDPDRIIRLKTVLARTGLSRSTIYRKIAEGTFPAQIRISIHGAGWRESEINRWIADPVGWWPEGEGD, encoded by the coding sequence ATGCCGGACCCAGATCGTATCATCCGCCTGAAAACCGTCCTCGCCCGGACCGGCCTGTCCCGCTCCACCATCTACCGCAAGATCGCCGAAGGAACCTTTCCGGCCCAGATCAGGATCAGCATCCATGGCGCCGGCTGGCGGGAATCCGAGATCAATCGCTGGATCGCCGATCCGGTGGGGTGGTGGCCGGAAGGTGAAGGGGATTGA